The following are from one region of the Methanospirillum hungatei genome:
- a CDS encoding pyridoxal phosphate-dependent aminotransferase gives MKFKSEPRAIHGGRGTYIAGSDSGILDFSASINPYPPDIDLSVPSDALIRYPDDEYLILKETIARHHGCHPEQITVGNGSVEVIRTLCHTVLTSDSTYYVPPHTFAEYELSARLTGASKEYEKEKATLSFICNPDNPSGILIPKDTLKDQILALEGREHLCCVDEAFIDLSDPSQSLTDFQNSGLFVLRSLTKSFAIPGVRFGYGIGDPELISSMEVMRPPWTVNAFAEKVVLSAFSRYSDLETSRKKIFNEKKHLIEAIRRMGFSLTQASANYLLIDTGYNAEEVTKQFYKSGILVRDCTSFDLPTCIRVAVRTAEENTQFIEAMEKVVSCMRS, from the coding sequence ATGAAATTCAAATCTGAACCTCGTGCCATTCATGGGGGCAGAGGTACATATATTGCAGGTTCTGATTCCGGGATACTTGATTTTAGTGCAAGTATCAATCCCTACCCTCCGGATATAGATCTTTCAGTTCCCTCTGATGCGTTGATACGATATCCGGATGATGAATATTTAATATTAAAGGAGACGATTGCTCGACATCATGGATGTCATCCGGAACAAATTACGGTTGGAAATGGATCTGTGGAAGTAATCAGAACTCTGTGTCATACGGTTTTGACCTCCGATTCTACTTATTATGTTCCTCCCCACACATTTGCAGAGTACGAATTGTCTGCAAGACTTACAGGAGCATCAAAAGAATATGAAAAAGAAAAAGCTACCCTCTCATTTATTTGTAATCCGGATAATCCATCCGGCATTCTCATACCGAAAGATACTCTGAAGGACCAGATACTCGCGTTAGAAGGAAGAGAACATCTTTGTTGTGTAGATGAGGCATTTATAGATCTGTCTGATCCCTCACAATCGCTCACAGACTTTCAAAATTCGGGATTGTTTGTTCTCCGATCCCTTACAAAAAGTTTTGCTATACCTGGCGTCAGATTTGGATATGGAATAGGCGATCCTGAGTTGATATCATCGATGGAAGTGATGCGCCCACCATGGACTGTGAATGCGTTTGCAGAAAAAGTTGTTTTATCGGCATTTTCAAGATACAGTGATCTGGAAACATCTCGTAAAAAAATATTCAATGAAAAAAAACATCTCATTGAAGCAATCAGGCGAATGGGTTTTTCCTTAACTCAAGCAAGTGCCAATTACCTTCTGATTGATACAGGCTACAATGCCGAAGAAGTTACAAAACAATTTTATAAATCAGGGATACTCGTGCGTGATTGCACCTCTTTTGATCTACCAACCTGCATACGTGTGGCAGTTCGAACCGCAGAAGAGAATACCCAATTCATTGAGGCGATGGAAAAGGTTGTATCATGTATGCGCTCATAA
- a CDS encoding hydrogenase maturation nickel metallochaperone HypA, which yields MHEYGIAYDIVVTSRRAALENKAKYITTIYVDVGELSIVNPDQVEFLFTTIVEDDPLFHETKLICTKVPPQTRCACGYVGSEIFVCPECGQLPAIEKGKEVVVTRIEVEAD from the coding sequence ATGCATGAATATGGAATAGCGTATGATATTGTTGTCACGTCACGAAGAGCTGCACTTGAAAATAAGGCGAAATATATCACTACTATTTATGTAGATGTTGGAGAACTGTCAATTGTTAATCCTGATCAAGTAGAATTTTTATTCACTACCATAGTAGAAGATGATCCACTGTTTCATGAAACAAAACTCATCTGCACAAAGGTTCCTCCGCAAACACGGTGTGCTTGTGGATATGTTGGCAGTGAAATTTTTGTATGTCCTGAATGTGGACAACTCCCGGCAATTGAAAAAGGAAAAGAAGTCGTAGTTACACGAATAGAGGTTGAGGCTGATTAA
- a CDS encoding NTP transferase domain-containing protein, whose protein sequence is MYALIMAGGKATRLAMGEKALTRVHDEPLISFVVTAVTKAGLDPVVVVSPLTPYTTNYCRTHAIDWICTDGAGYIEDLRQAVEELSITGPVLTICADLPGISAEHIQTVLEQYFESGLSACSVWTNNQIDGHVLNNYRNELLEKIPGTPVGLNIIRGDMIDKEQEELQIVLDDPFLTVNINTREDIELAEKLLCFSKKS, encoded by the coding sequence ATGTATGCGCTCATAATGGCCGGTGGTAAAGCTACTCGTCTTGCAATGGGAGAGAAAGCACTGACTCGGGTTCATGATGAGCCACTCATCTCTTTTGTTGTCACTGCAGTTACAAAGGCCGGTTTAGATCCTGTTGTTGTGGTCAGCCCTCTCACGCCATATACTACTAACTATTGCAGAACTCATGCAATTGACTGGATATGTACTGATGGAGCAGGATATATTGAAGATCTCAGACAGGCAGTTGAAGAACTTTCTATAACCGGACCCGTACTAACTATTTGTGCAGACTTACCAGGAATATCTGCTGAACATATCCAAACAGTACTTGAGCAATATTTTGAATCCGGACTATCGGCGTGCTCGGTATGGACAAATAATCAAATAGATGGTCATGTGCTAAATAACTACAGAAATGAATTATTAGAAAAAATTCCTGGAACACCAGTCGGGCTCAATATTATCCGTGGAGATATGATAGATAAAGAACAAGAAGAACTTCAAATCGTCCTTGATGATCCTTTTTTAACTGTAAACATTAACACTCGTGAAGATATTGAATTAGCTGAAAAGTTGTTATGTTTTTCAAAGAAGTCATGA
- a CDS encoding DUF373 family protein, producing MGFIRTLVLNIDRDDDIGFKSSVESPVIGRAACLDAAIRLALADPEDSDLNAIFQAISTYDKLIAEDEDAEVVVIGGNHFRFIEGDRKIARLLDEVLEKTGCNQCILVTDGGEDEYILPIIQGKIPISSVQRVVVSQMPNLEGTYYIIKKLVSDPKISKIVLVLPGLTLLLYAISYAVNRPEIATIVIAGCVGGYLLYKGFSLDEVVKSEVIDLRSTLYRGRFSFVTYIGGLIFAIIGVMEGTSALTSYWDGSGIFPMAIIFLWGAVAWFTLAAITTSLGSIIDSFLYERESLSRAVIFSYFISAIGVLAFGGMSYTLSNLGLSQFPISQDLGITYIIQGAIGGLICAFVGIILQHFISIWAQKSDELKLTM from the coding sequence ATGGGTTTCATCCGGACATTAGTCCTCAATATCGACCGCGATGATGATATTGGGTTTAAGTCATCTGTGGAAAGCCCGGTTATTGGAAGAGCAGCATGTCTTGATGCTGCTATTCGTCTTGCCTTGGCTGATCCTGAAGATTCTGATTTAAATGCAATTTTTCAAGCCATATCCACCTATGATAAATTAATTGCAGAAGATGAAGATGCGGAAGTTGTGGTTATCGGGGGGAATCATTTCCGTTTTATTGAGGGAGATAGAAAAATAGCACGATTATTAGATGAAGTTTTAGAGAAGACCGGATGTAATCAATGTATATTAGTTACAGATGGAGGAGAGGATGAATATATACTGCCAATTATTCAAGGAAAGATACCTATATCATCAGTTCAGCGTGTTGTTGTTTCACAAATGCCTAACTTGGAAGGTACATACTATATTATTAAAAAACTAGTCAGTGACCCAAAAATATCAAAAATTGTTCTTGTACTTCCTGGTCTTACCCTTCTCCTCTATGCTATAAGTTATGCTGTCAACCGGCCGGAAATTGCAACAATTGTAATCGCTGGATGTGTCGGAGGATATCTATTGTATAAAGGATTTTCACTCGATGAAGTTGTCAAAAGTGAAGTAATTGATCTCCGATCAACTCTTTACCGCGGAAGATTCTCATTTGTTACCTATATCGGGGGGCTCATTTTTGCGATCATCGGAGTCATGGAAGGAACATCAGCATTGACGAGTTATTGGGATGGGAGTGGAATTTTTCCGATGGCTATAATTTTCCTCTGGGGGGCAGTAGCCTGGTTTACTCTAGCTGCCATTACAACATCACTTGGCTCAATTATCGACAGTTTTCTTTATGAACGTGAAAGCCTTTCACGCGCAGTGATATTTTCATATTTTATCAGCGCTATAGGAGTTCTTGCATTTGGTGGAATGAGTTATACTCTATCAAATCTCGGTCTCTCACAATTTCCTATTTCACAAGACCTTGGAATCACTTATATTATCCAAGGCGCTATCGGTGGACTGATTTGTGCATTTGTTGGAATAATTCTTCAGCATTTTATTTCTATATGGGCACAAAAATCAGATGAACTCAAACTAACAATGTAA
- a CDS encoding PKD domain-containing protein: MGSYKKNIRFILALTTIFLLLCGQVAAITANARISPLQGTSPLNVMFNDVSDGNPIEWHWDFGDGYTSDGPRTMHTYMVPGAYTVTLLVLDEQGMSDTAIFNKVIAVSANPFMPVIPMNVPSFSADFTGGPQSGPAPLAVSFADLSKGSPKTWVWEFGDGTTSIDQNPVHIYSAPGTYTVTLKIAKDASTGMKERKNYISVTKGIGITEQQVVSSASVTPISEKTPVLNTPVNETSENTFMMDHITGETESCLSDLFLTTESETIPSDEDFSINVNGKPLEKVYFWISSEEVNQSDNSTYPVILDNEMVFDEQGGMYPIGSFIPNKKTGESIIDLIVNNGSEYTTRYYGLVALDKNGEHTISLQAKESSPGVYIANAVSGETGNDELCVNQLQVTILP, encoded by the coding sequence ATGGGGAGTTATAAAAAAAATATCCGATTCATTCTAGCACTGACTACAATTTTCTTACTATTATGCGGACAGGTAGCAGCTATTACCGCGAATGCTCGAATCTCTCCGCTTCAGGGAACATCCCCTCTGAATGTCATGTTCAATGATGTATCGGACGGCAATCCAATCGAATGGCATTGGGATTTTGGTGACGGTTATACCAGTGACGGACCACGCACCATGCATACCTACATGGTACCTGGTGCTTATACGGTAACTCTTCTCGTCCTGGATGAACAGGGAATGTCAGATACAGCAATTTTTAATAAAGTCATTGCCGTTTCTGCCAATCCATTCATGCCGGTAATACCTATGAATGTTCCTTCATTTTCTGCTGATTTTACCGGAGGGCCTCAATCAGGACCGGCACCACTTGCTGTTTCTTTTGCCGACCTTTCAAAAGGTAGTCCGAAGACCTGGGTATGGGAATTCGGGGATGGAACAACATCTATTGATCAAAATCCAGTTCATATCTATTCAGCACCGGGAACGTATACAGTCACATTAAAAATTGCCAAAGATGCCAGCACAGGAATGAAAGAAAGAAAAAATTACATTTCTGTGACTAAGGGAATTGGAATTACTGAGCAACAGGTTGTAAGTTCCGCTTCTGTTACTCCCATAAGTGAGAAGACACCAGTTTTAAACACACCAGTAAATGAGACATCAGAAAATACTTTTATGATGGACCACATTACAGGGGAAACAGAATCATGTCTATCAGACTTATTTCTGACTACCGAATCGGAGACTATCCCATCAGATGAAGATTTTTCGATCAATGTCAATGGAAAACCCCTGGAAAAAGTTTACTTCTGGATATCATCTGAGGAAGTTAATCAATCGGACAATAGTACGTATCCAGTAATTTTGGATAATGAGATGGTTTTTGATGAACAGGGAGGAATGTACCCTATCGGTTCATTTATCCCGAATAAAAAAACAGGAGAATCGATAATCGATCTTATTGTTAATAATGGATCAGAGTATACTACCAGATATTATGGCTTGGTGGCACTCGATAAAAACGGTGAACATACGATATCTCTACAGGCTAAGGAATCTTCTCCAGGGGTATATATTGCGAACGCGGTATCAGGTGAAACAGGAAATGATGAGTTGTGTGTCAATCAACTACAGGTGACAATTCTGCCATAA
- a CDS encoding archaeosine biosynthesis radical SAM protein RaSEA yields the protein MKPIKNPEEPLAIWSGQDRINDDIFTSVTTIIRSGGCSWNRCKICQYRHERFTGIDSAELIRLMHAQVSRLETEILKVQPQVIKVYTSGSFFDPLEVPEIIQEKILHLAQGKILVVESRCDYINAEKIKTAVNTIKSETGDGELYIAIGLETTNDTIREKCIDKGLQYSDYLNTTTIIHHAGGKVKTYLLHKPPYLTELEAYNDMVQSIQDIIPVTDLISMNPCTVQRNTHLEKLWKQQAYRPPYLWSVASVLAQTTAHVTCDPIGGGQTRGPHNCGSCDGFILDAIRDYNLNADQDLMKSVLEMDCKCKKEWEYVMEHEKPWAMPITR from the coding sequence ATGAAACCTATAAAAAATCCTGAGGAACCATTGGCAATCTGGTCTGGACAAGACCGGATAAATGACGATATATTTACCAGCGTTACTACGATTATTCGCTCCGGTGGATGTTCATGGAACAGATGTAAAATATGTCAGTATCGACATGAACGTTTCACGGGGATTGATTCTGCTGAACTCATCCGCCTGATGCATGCTCAAGTAAGCAGACTTGAGACTGAGATTTTAAAGGTTCAACCTCAGGTAATTAAGGTATATACTTCAGGAAGTTTTTTTGATCCACTCGAGGTTCCGGAAATCATTCAGGAAAAGATACTACACCTCGCTCAGGGAAAGATCCTCGTCGTCGAATCCAGATGTGATTATATTAACGCTGAAAAAATAAAAACGGCTGTCAATACTATAAAAAGTGAGACTGGAGATGGGGAACTTTATATCGCAATTGGATTAGAGACGACAAATGATACCATACGAGAAAAGTGTATAGATAAGGGGCTTCAATATTCTGATTACTTGAATACCACCACCATTATCCATCATGCTGGTGGCAAAGTAAAAACATATCTCCTTCATAAACCACCATATCTGACTGAATTAGAAGCATATAACGACATGGTACAGTCGATTCAGGATATCATTCCGGTAACTGATTTAATCTCAATGAATCCCTGTACGGTTCAAAGAAACACTCACTTAGAGAAATTATGGAAACAGCAGGCATATCGTCCTCCCTATCTTTGGAGTGTCGCCTCTGTCCTGGCACAAACAACTGCCCATGTTACCTGTGATCCAATAGGAGGAGGACAAACACGTGGGCCTCATAATTGTGGTTCATGTGATGGATTCATTCTGGATGCTATACGGGACTACAATCTGAATGCGGATCAGGATCTGATGAAATCGGTCCTTGAAATGGATTGTAAATGTAAAAAAGAATGGGAATATGTCATGGAACATGAAAAACCATGGGCCATGCCAATCACACGATAA
- the hypE gene encoding hydrogenase expression/formation protein HypE, translating to MKISLMHGAGGEVMGEVVDLFSKITNTNAGGIGLEALDDGAVIPIGGKQVVFTTDSHVVRPLFFPGGDIGRISVCGTINDITMMGGKPLALSCGLIVEEGFDFEILGKIVESMDHALCEENVALVTGDTKVMERGALDQIAINTAGIGVADTIIRDNGLKPGDAIIVSGTLGDHGFAVLASREEFDFADQIVSDVAPLSGMVHSVMKSGTIHAMKDPTRGGFASAINEMSKKSNVMIRISEENIPIRSSVRSASQLLGIDPLEVANEGKVVMGVPAEEADSILQILKRHRYGRDAAIIGTVTKGQGVIMETEAGGERFIEPPMGDPVPRVC from the coding sequence ATGAAAATATCACTGATGCATGGTGCCGGTGGAGAAGTCATGGGAGAAGTAGTAGATCTATTCTCCAAAATTACGAATACAAACGCTGGTGGAATAGGACTTGAAGCACTTGATGATGGGGCCGTCATTCCCATCGGGGGAAAACAAGTAGTTTTTACAACAGATTCACATGTAGTCCGTCCATTATTTTTCCCCGGCGGTGACATCGGACGAATTTCTGTTTGTGGCACGATTAATGATATCACCATGATGGGAGGAAAACCATTAGCTCTTTCATGTGGACTCATTGTTGAAGAGGGTTTTGATTTTGAGATACTAGGAAAAATTGTTGAATCAATGGACCATGCCCTCTGTGAAGAAAATGTTGCTCTTGTTACCGGTGATACCAAAGTTATGGAAAGAGGGGCTCTTGACCAGATAGCAATTAACACAGCGGGTATTGGAGTTGCTGATACCATTATTCGTGATAATGGTCTAAAGCCTGGTGATGCAATCATCGTTTCCGGAACACTAGGGGATCATGGATTTGCTGTACTGGCAAGCAGAGAGGAATTTGATTTTGCGGACCAAATCGTATCAGATGTCGCTCCTTTATCTGGTATGGTTCATTCAGTTATGAAATCAGGAACCATTCATGCAATGAAAGATCCCACAAGAGGAGGATTTGCCAGTGCTATTAACGAAATGTCAAAAAAATCCAATGTAATGATACGAATATCTGAAGAAAATATTCCAATACGATCATCTGTCAGATCAGCTTCGCAATTGCTAGGTATTGACCCTCTTGAAGTAGCCAATGAAGGAAAAGTGGTTATGGGTGTCCCCGCTGAAGAGGCTGATTCAATCCTACAAATTCTAAAAAGACATCGTTATGGACGTGATGCAGCTATCATTGGAACGGTAACAAAAGGACAAGGAGTTATTATGGAGACAGAAGCTGGGGGAGAACGGTTTATCGAACCACCTATGGGTGATCCCGTTCCTCGCGTTTGCTAA
- a CDS encoding coiled-coil protein — MLNELIDKRKVTISGSEDHKNKRNEFNAQASQFARERNTLNNQTRECVEEAQKHKELRDQFNKEVQELKDKRNELNEQANVLFGDIDAFKKEHGGIKSRSIKELHKQIEHLEFRQQTEVFTTEKERELIEKIKALKEQLREQEAEIEQNKEIREKITLAKELRRQASEIHDHVTQLAEDAQKHHDLMVECYRKADSSREKADEAHKKFVEAQEAADNEHKLFISCQKELRDYDKVIGGLRKKNKKVKTTKEQKEVRKEAEQIFSQFKAGEKLTTEDLLLLQRSRLL; from the coding sequence ATGTTGAATGAACTGATTGATAAAAGAAAAGTTACTATCTCGGGATCTGAGGATCATAAGAATAAACGGAATGAGTTTAATGCTCAGGCAAGTCAATTTGCCAGAGAAAGAAATACTCTGAATAATCAGACCCGTGAATGTGTTGAAGAAGCACAAAAGCATAAAGAACTCCGGGATCAGTTCAACAAGGAAGTTCAGGAACTTAAGGATAAGAGAAACGAGCTTAATGAACAGGCTAATGTTCTTTTTGGAGATATTGATGCCTTCAAAAAAGAACATGGCGGAATAAAAAGCCGGAGTATCAAGGAACTTCACAAACAGATTGAACACCTTGAATTCAGACAACAGACCGAAGTCTTTACTACTGAGAAAGAACGCGAACTTATTGAAAAGATTAAGGCCCTGAAAGAACAGCTTCGTGAGCAGGAAGCTGAAATTGAGCAGAACAAAGAAATCAGGGAAAAGATAACACTCGCAAAAGAACTCCGGAGACAGGCATCTGAGATCCACGACCATGTTACTCAGCTTGCAGAAGACGCTCAAAAGCACCATGACCTCATGGTAGAGTGTTACCGAAAAGCAGACTCTTCCAGAGAGAAAGCAGATGAAGCACACAAGAAGTTCGTCGAAGCTCAAGAAGCAGCAGACAATGAACACAAACTCTTCATCTCATGCCAGAAAGAACTCCGCGATTATGACAAAGTTATAGGTGGACTTCGCAAGAAGAATAAAAAGGTCAAAACCACCAAAGAACAGAAAGAAGTCAGAAAAGAAGCTGAACAGATATTTTCACAGTTTAAAGCAGGAGAAAAACTCACCACCGAAGATCTCCTCCTTCTCCAGCGTTCCAGACTTCTTTAA
- the ftsZ gene encoding cell division protein FtsZ — MQSIINAAVINAEREKELKNISQNYDDDMDGQPRIVIIGCGGAGNNTINRLHHMGVSGAETIAINTDKQHLDMIQADKRILIGKSLTKGLGAGGYPEIGRKAAEMARPTLESLLESVDLCFITAGMGGGTGTGSAPAVAQIAKEQGAIVVGMVSYPFDVEKARLIRAEDGLEAMSKACDSVILLDNNRLKSFVPNLPLAQSFSVMDQLIGETVKGITETITEPSLINIDYADVRAIMSKGGVATMLVGESKQQNKAESVVRECLSNPMLDIDYRGATGALIHITGGSDLTLIESEEIASSLTYELDPHADVIWGARIRSDMEGKVRVLAIMTGVKNGDTIAKPKQPYREKLDRIEEQVRYPKSPDLARIKPRSVAAAMDYASGPDIMWM, encoded by the coding sequence ATGCAGAGTATCATCAATGCCGCAGTCATCAATGCGGAAAGAGAAAAAGAACTCAAGAATATATCGCAAAATTATGATGATGATATGGATGGTCAGCCGCGTATCGTCATCATAGGATGCGGTGGGGCTGGAAATAACACCATTAACCGTCTTCATCATATGGGTGTCTCCGGCGCTGAAACGATTGCCATCAACACAGATAAACAGCACCTGGATATGATTCAGGCCGATAAGAGAATCCTTATTGGAAAAAGCCTGACAAAAGGGCTTGGAGCAGGAGGATATCCAGAAATCGGGCGCAAGGCTGCTGAAATGGCTCGTCCAACGCTTGAAAGCCTGCTTGAGTCTGTTGATCTCTGCTTTATTACAGCAGGTATGGGTGGGGGTACTGGTACTGGTTCTGCACCTGCTGTCGCGCAGATTGCAAAAGAACAAGGGGCCATTGTTGTAGGTATGGTTTCATACCCATTTGATGTTGAGAAAGCAAGACTCATCAGAGCAGAAGATGGGCTTGAAGCCATGTCAAAAGCATGTGATTCCGTCATTCTTCTTGATAACAACCGTCTGAAAAGTTTTGTTCCAAACCTTCCACTTGCCCAGTCTTTCTCAGTTATGGACCAATTAATTGGAGAAACGGTAAAGGGAATTACTGAAACCATAACAGAGCCATCACTTATCAACATCGATTACGCTGATGTCCGGGCAATCATGAGTAAGGGAGGAGTCGCTACAATGCTTGTTGGTGAGTCCAAACAGCAGAACAAAGCTGAAAGTGTTGTCCGGGAATGTCTGTCAAATCCAATGCTTGACATAGACTATCGTGGTGCGACAGGGGCATTGATCCACATTACCGGTGGGAGTGACCTGACACTCATAGAATCTGAAGAGATCGCTTCCTCTCTGACATATGAGTTAGATCCTCACGCTGATGTTATCTGGGGAGCCCGTATTCGTTCTGATATGGAAGGAAAGGTCCGTGTTCTTGCCATAATGACCGGTGTGAAAAATGGTGACACCATCGCCAAACCTAAACAACCATACCGGGAAAAACTTGACAGAATTGAAGAACAGGTTCGTTACCCCAAATCTCCGGACCTCGCGCGAATCAAACCCCGCTCCGTTGCTGCAGCCATGGATTATGCAAGCGGACCTGACATTATGTGGATGTAA
- a CDS encoding small multi-drug export protein has protein sequence MIDTKPLGCYISGGLIWFSPVITRILRLTIPFILVGCLIGVIFWFYDDTTALQLGGLLLIYFIPPAGKETIIPAGIALGFPFQVMCLSIVCVDIACCLFMIWNFELICNVPYLGSLIQYLIRKGESFLSEHRWLERLYFIGLILFVFFPLQGTGSVSGSIIGKMLGLKSIEIFTAITIGTIFSSFLIGYSVYALQEYLDVNVWYILIAVMILLIGIPAVSYAIYQTKKGKSATNYLSNRISSFRFNKRK, from the coding sequence TTGATTGATACTAAACCCCTCGGGTGTTACATTTCAGGAGGACTTATCTGGTTTTCACCAGTTATCACCCGGATATTGCGGTTAACAATTCCTTTTATTCTAGTAGGGTGTTTGATTGGAGTAATATTCTGGTTTTATGATGATACTACAGCTCTCCAACTTGGTGGATTACTACTAATTTATTTTATTCCTCCCGCAGGGAAAGAAACAATCATACCAGCAGGAATTGCCCTGGGTTTTCCGTTTCAGGTAATGTGTCTTTCAATTGTCTGTGTTGACATCGCTTGTTGTCTTTTCATGATATGGAATTTTGAATTGATTTGTAATGTTCCATATCTGGGTTCTTTGATTCAGTATTTAATACGGAAAGGAGAATCATTTCTTTCAGAACATCGCTGGCTGGAACGGCTATATTTCATAGGTCTCATTTTGTTTGTTTTTTTTCCATTGCAGGGAACCGGATCCGTCAGTGGATCAATTATTGGAAAAATGCTCGGATTAAAATCCATAGAGATTTTTACTGCAATTACTATCGGAACAATATTTTCAAGTTTTCTTATTGGTTATTCAGTGTATGCCCTACAGGAATATCTGGATGTTAATGTCTGGTATATTCTCATTGCAGTGATGATTCTTCTAATAGGTATTCCCGCTGTGTCATATGCAATTTATCAGACAAAAAAAGGAAAATCAGCTACGAATTACCTATCAAATCGTATATCTTCTTTTCGGTTCAATAAGAGAAAATAA
- a CDS encoding ribbon-helix-helix domain-containing protein, which translates to MKRITIRLPEQQISMLEKMVEAGEFPTVSEAIRDAVRMLIEKRATRVLADSDQLSF; encoded by the coding sequence ATGAAGCGAATCACCATCCGGTTGCCTGAACAGCAAATATCGATGCTGGAGAAGATGGTTGAGGCGGGTGAATTTCCCACCGTCTCCGAGGCTATCAGGGATGCTGTACGTATGCTCATCGAAAAGCGGGCAACCAGAGTGCTCGCTGACAGTGATCAACTGTCATTTTAG
- a CDS encoding TIGR00300 family protein — protein sequence MSDSREIELDGHIIDSGIMEHVLDSILDMGGDFEILEFTVGKRKTDTSYARVLITGTNSENLDAIISTLHRHGARLVDSDDVTLVPAEGNCIVPKGFYSTTNYPTQIRINHEWIPVKNIEMDCLIVVSRDKMKAVATPMSKLRKGDLVIIGEHGVKIQPPERSRSHEEFEFMGGVISSERPTETTIRKIAREIIDTHKKGLKVALVGGPAIIHTGADDACATMFREGCIDILFAGNALATHDIEYNLYGTSLGMNIKSGELVSAGHKNHLYAISEIMRAGSIKKAVDTGVLKSGIMYECVKQNIPYVLAGSIRDDGPLPDVITDSMQAQDEMRKYIPDIGMVLMIATMLHSIAVGNCLPSYVMTVCVDINPSTLTKLMDRGTSQAIGVVSDAGAFFPMLLDQVHILQNKK from the coding sequence ATGAGTGATTCCCGGGAGATAGAGCTCGACGGGCATATAATTGACTCAGGGATCATGGAACATGTCCTTGACTCCATCCTGGATATGGGTGGAGATTTTGAAATTCTGGAATTTACAGTAGGAAAAAGAAAAACTGATACCAGTTATGCCCGTGTATTAATTACCGGAACGAATAGTGAAAATCTTGATGCAATCATAAGCACGTTACATCGTCATGGTGCCAGACTTGTTGATTCTGATGATGTTACCCTGGTACCTGCAGAGGGTAATTGTATTGTTCCGAAGGGATTTTATTCAACAACCAACTATCCAACACAAATCAGGATTAACCATGAGTGGATACCTGTCAAAAATATTGAAATGGACTGCTTGATAGTGGTATCTCGTGACAAAATGAAAGCAGTCGCAACCCCAATGTCAAAACTCAGGAAAGGCGATCTTGTCATCATTGGTGAACATGGTGTAAAGATTCAGCCACCTGAAAGATCCCGTTCTCATGAAGAGTTTGAATTTATGGGTGGGGTGATTTCTTCCGAGAGGCCCACTGAAACAACTATCCGGAAAATTGCAAGAGAAATTATTGATACTCATAAAAAAGGACTAAAAGTAGCTTTGGTAGGTGGCCCTGCAATAATTCATACCGGGGCAGATGATGCGTGTGCTACCATGTTTCGGGAAGGATGTATAGATATTCTATTTGCCGGAAATGCACTCGCTACCCATGATATTGAATACAATCTGTATGGGACCTCTCTTGGGATGAATATCAAGTCTGGAGAACTGGTATCAGCAGGACATAAAAACCATCTGTATGCGATTAGTGAGATAATGAGGGCGGGTTCGATAAAGAAGGCAGTGGATACTGGTGTTTTAAAGTCAGGTATTATGTATGAATGTGTAAAACAGAATATTCCCTATGTTCTGGCCGGATCAATCCGTGATGATGGTCCACTTCCTGATGTCATAACTGATTCAATGCAGGCTCAGGATGAGATGAGAAAATATATTCCTGATATTGGGATGGTTTTGATGATAGCAACAATGCTTCATTCAATTGCTGTTGGAAACTGTCTGCCATCATATGTTATGACCGTTTGTGTGGACATAAATCCATCAACTCTTACAAAACTAATGGATCGTGGAACATCGCAAGCCATCGGTGTTGTAAGTGATGCAGGAGCCTTCTTCCCGATGCTGCTTGACCAGGTTCACATTCTACAGAACAAAAAGTAA